In the Halodesulfovibrio sp. genome, one interval contains:
- a CDS encoding response regulator — protein MADKKVLIVDDEENIRLLYKDAFEEDGYKVALSDGAEPILDVLTRENPDVVILDIRLNQKLTGLDLLQDIRSTNTTLPVILSTAYDSFQHDMKSIAADHYVVKSVDLTELKAKVASFFE, from the coding sequence ATGGCTGATAAAAAAGTGCTAATCGTGGATGACGAAGAGAATATCCGGCTGTTATACAAGGATGCATTTGAAGAGGACGGGTATAAAGTAGCTCTTTCAGATGGGGCGGAACCTATTCTGGACGTGCTTACCCGTGAAAATCCTGATGTAGTTATTTTGGATATACGGTTGAATCAAAAGCTTACCGGCTTGGATTTATTACAGGATATCCGAAGTACCAATACAACGCTCCCTGTTATTTTGAGTACAGCCTACGATAGCTTTCAGCATGATATGAAGTCGATTGCAGCAGACCATTATGTTGTAAAATCGGTAGATTTGACAGAATTGAAAGCGAAGGTTGCAAGTTTCTTTGAATAG
- a CDS encoding ATP-binding protein: protein MKCKVCKATAVVALPSHNTGFCADCFMSFYERSVERSIRRQKLFTFEDKILVALSGGKDSLACALVLKKLGYNVHGLHIDLAIPDSSAAARGVVERFCAANEIPLIVKEMEQEGLQIPRVRNVLSRSVCSACGRIKRYFFNKVAIDEGYTALATGHNLDDEIARLFSNTLRWDIPHLSDQGPLLEAENGFARKVRPLFRLTEFENANYAFLNDIEYHYAPCPYSPGATSTAYKKLWNQLEEEMPGRKLAFYTAFLAHGREPFRQFEKTEGTKPVPCERCGYPTSAGICGVCRTRDAVAAGDE, encoded by the coding sequence ATGAAATGTAAAGTATGTAAAGCAACTGCGGTTGTTGCACTTCCCAGTCACAACACAGGTTTTTGTGCCGACTGCTTCATGTCTTTCTACGAACGCTCTGTAGAACGCAGCATCCGACGCCAAAAACTATTTACGTTTGAAGATAAAATTCTTGTGGCACTTTCCGGCGGCAAAGATTCCCTTGCCTGTGCACTTGTACTCAAAAAACTCGGCTACAACGTTCACGGACTCCATATTGATCTGGCAATTCCAGATAGCTCCGCAGCTGCAAGAGGCGTTGTAGAACGGTTTTGTGCTGCTAACGAAATCCCGCTTATCGTCAAAGAAATGGAACAAGAAGGATTGCAGATTCCGCGTGTCCGAAATGTTCTTTCACGCTCAGTTTGCTCTGCCTGTGGTCGAATCAAACGCTATTTCTTCAATAAAGTTGCAATAGATGAAGGGTACACAGCTCTTGCAACCGGTCATAACCTTGATGATGAAATTGCACGCCTTTTTTCTAATACTCTTCGCTGGGATATCCCCCACCTGAGCGATCAAGGCCCATTACTCGAAGCAGAAAATGGTTTTGCCCGCAAAGTGCGTCCACTCTTTAGGCTCACTGAATTTGAAAATGCTAACTACGCATTTTTGAATGATATCGAATACCACTACGCACCATGCCCATACTCACCGGGTGCAACATCAACAGCCTATAAAAAGTTGTGGAACCAGCTTGAAGAAGAAATGCCGGGACGAAAGCTTGCATTCTACACCGCATTTCTTGCACATGGTCGTGAGCCATTCCGCCAGTTTGAAAAAACAGAAGGAACAAAACCTGTTCCATGTGAACGATGTGGATATCCAACCTCCGCAGGCATCTGTGGTGTCTGCCGCACCCGTGATGCAGTTGCCGCAGGGGACGAGTAA
- a CDS encoding NAD(P)-dependent oxidoreductase has product MSLASKKVGWIGTGVMGKSMCKHLLTNNCTTFVYNRTPEKAKELVELGATLCNSPAEVAANSDIVFTIVGFPKDVEETILGENGIVAHAKEGTIIVDMTTSTPSLAKRIADVAASKKMAALDAPVSGGDLGAREGTLAIMVGGDTATYAEVLPYFEAMGKNIKRMGDAGAGQHCKMANQILIAGTMIGTVESLLYAAKTGMDLDEVIDVIGSGAAGSWSINNLGRRIAKKDFDPGFFIKHFVKDMGIALEEAAAMNLSLPGLALANQFYVAAKAQGLEDLGTQGLYKVFEAMNNV; this is encoded by the coding sequence ATGAGTCTTGCATCCAAAAAAGTCGGGTGGATTGGTACAGGTGTAATGGGTAAGTCTATGTGTAAACATTTACTTACAAATAATTGCACAACCTTCGTATATAACCGCACACCGGAAAAAGCTAAAGAGCTTGTAGAGCTTGGGGCTACGCTGTGCAACTCGCCTGCTGAGGTAGCTGCAAACAGTGATATTGTGTTTACAATTGTTGGGTTCCCAAAAGATGTGGAAGAAACTATTCTTGGAGAGAATGGCATTGTTGCGCATGCGAAAGAGGGAACCATTATCGTTGATATGACGACATCAACTCCTTCTTTAGCGAAACGTATTGCAGACGTTGCAGCATCTAAGAAAATGGCTGCTCTTGATGCGCCTGTGTCAGGTGGTGATTTGGGTGCTCGTGAAGGCACTCTGGCCATCATGGTTGGTGGTGATACTGCAACCTATGCAGAGGTTCTCCCATATTTTGAAGCGATGGGGAAAAATATTAAACGGATGGGTGACGCAGGAGCTGGGCAGCACTGCAAAATGGCAAACCAGATATTAATTGCAGGTACAATGATTGGTACTGTGGAGTCTTTGCTATACGCCGCTAAAACCGGAATGGATTTGGACGAAGTTATTGATGTTATCGGCAGCGGAGCAGCAGGCTCCTGGTCTATCAATAATCTGGGCAGACGTATTGCGAAAAAGGATTTTGATCCTGGATTCTTCATAAAGCATTTTGTGAAAGATATGGGAATTGCTCTTGAAGAAGCAGCTGCGATGAATTTGTCCCTTCCGGGGCTTGCCTTGGCGAATCAGTTTTATGTAGCAGCAAAAGCGCAGGGACTCGAAGATCTTGGTACTCAGGGATTGTACAAAGTTTTTGAAGCAATGAACAACGTGTAG
- a CDS encoding response regulator transcription factor, with product MEQTILIIDDDAKLQDLLTEYLENSGFKVVSLLTGQDALSTIRNVAPSLIILDVMLPGKDGLEVLRDIRTESTIPIIMLTARGDDADRIVGLELGADDYLSKPFNPRELLARIKAILRRFDNSTTKVTSHQIECAGLALEASRQILIIENEHITLSPTETKLMAELMRNPNHEFSRDDLMTKVWGREFNAYDRSIDVHISKLRNILKPYTEHAHRIRTVWGKGYMFLSD from the coding sequence ATGGAACAAACTATTTTAATCATCGATGACGATGCAAAATTGCAAGATTTATTGACTGAATATCTCGAAAATTCAGGCTTCAAAGTAGTATCCTTACTCACAGGTCAGGATGCGCTTTCTACAATCCGCAATGTTGCTCCGTCCCTCATCATTCTGGACGTCATGCTCCCCGGCAAAGACGGACTGGAAGTCCTACGTGATATCCGCACGGAATCTACCATCCCAATTATTATGCTCACCGCCCGAGGTGACGATGCCGACCGCATTGTCGGTCTTGAATTGGGTGCTGACGATTACCTTTCCAAACCATTTAACCCACGTGAACTTCTAGCCCGCATTAAAGCTATTTTACGAAGATTCGACAATAGCACCACCAAAGTAACGTCACATCAAATTGAATGTGCAGGACTTGCTCTTGAAGCAAGCAGACAAATACTCATTATTGAAAATGAACACATAACACTTTCGCCTACTGAAACTAAGCTCATGGCAGAACTCATGCGTAACCCCAACCATGAATTTTCCCGCGATGATCTTATGACAAAAGTATGGGGGCGCGAATTCAACGCGTATGATCGCAGTATTGATGTACATATATCTAAGCTGCGAAACATTTTAAAACCATACACCGAACATGCCCACCGCATACGCACAGTGTGGGGCAAAGGGTACATGTTCCTGAGCGATTAA
- a CDS encoding HAMP domain-containing sensor histidine kinase, with protein MQLKSISAKLLATFLFILALSLAFYVILFSITMHRDAERSIQRSIPMISSLLTTELASVAQSSDGETAKNTAALKKIMPKLQEILLAEYVWIITPDGSRITGEDTSIPDHTLSVVKNLDDDVQLAVFRSVYTDQLQALKFSIPFWGKKATVVIAQQPTWPSHKILLDFLIPTAGTGLLIGMIVLPLISRTLRPLKELEAAVINFATGDLSKRAVPVHNDEVGRLSRTFNIMADNLEQMTRFRHELTANISHELRSPLTRIQMSEELAFLSCEQQNYQNVKKHLNAVRTEVAELDGLIEEILRLSKLELNTQIGEVGACDITNTLQRLIRKNAPIIERKKLTVQTEYSHDCVITCNYPMVNLAISNLVSNALKFSPERGLVRIATISDSTTVSIEIFNTFYRNLTYTEQAAIFEPFARAEGENIPGTGLGLALVAKVAEQHEGRVSAHNRVGGLLFRLTLPRVLASHKQRKA; from the coding sequence ATGCAACTTAAGTCTATTTCTGCTAAGCTGCTTGCTACATTTCTTTTTATTCTGGCGCTTAGCTTGGCTTTCTATGTCATCTTATTTTCAATAACTATGCATCGGGATGCGGAACGCTCTATACAGCGTTCCATCCCGATGATTTCGTCGCTTCTTACCACTGAACTAGCAAGCGTTGCACAATCTTCTGACGGTGAAACAGCAAAAAATACTGCTGCACTAAAAAAGATTATGCCCAAGTTGCAGGAAATTCTTCTTGCTGAATACGTATGGATTATCACTCCAGACGGATCCCGCATTACGGGTGAAGATACAAGTATTCCTGACCACACACTCTCCGTCGTCAAAAATCTTGATGATGATGTTCAGCTTGCGGTGTTCCGCTCTGTATACACAGATCAGTTGCAAGCCTTGAAATTCTCTATTCCTTTTTGGGGCAAAAAAGCAACAGTGGTGATCGCGCAGCAGCCCACTTGGCCTTCACACAAAATACTGCTGGACTTCCTTATCCCTACTGCCGGAACAGGACTGCTTATCGGAATGATCGTTCTGCCCCTCATTTCCAGAACATTACGTCCTCTTAAAGAACTGGAAGCAGCCGTTATTAACTTTGCAACTGGCGACCTATCAAAACGCGCAGTACCTGTTCATAATGATGAAGTTGGACGCCTATCACGCACGTTTAACATTATGGCAGACAACTTGGAACAGATGACACGATTCCGGCACGAGCTGACAGCAAATATTTCCCATGAACTACGAAGCCCGCTCACTCGTATTCAGATGTCAGAAGAGTTAGCTTTCCTCAGCTGCGAACAACAGAACTATCAGAATGTTAAAAAGCATCTCAATGCTGTCCGCACAGAAGTAGCAGAACTTGACGGGCTAATTGAAGAAATTTTGCGCCTTTCAAAACTGGAGCTGAATACACAAATAGGTGAAGTAGGGGCATGTGATATTACCAATACCCTGCAACGTCTTATACGTAAAAATGCACCAATTATTGAGCGCAAAAAACTCACCGTGCAGACAGAATATTCCCACGACTGCGTTATTACTTGTAACTACCCGATGGTGAACCTTGCTATAAGCAACCTTGTTTCCAATGCTCTGAAGTTTTCTCCAGAACGAGGACTCGTTCGCATTGCAACAATCTCGGACTCAACAACAGTCAGCATTGAAATATTCAACACCTTCTACCGTAATTTAACCTACACAGAACAAGCCGCGATATTCGAGCCTTTTGCTCGTGCAGAAGGCGAAAACATCCCCGGAACAGGTCTCGGGCTTGCCCTCGTAGCAAAAGTGGCAGAACAACATGAGGGGCGTGTAAGTGCACATAACCGAGTCGGTGGTCTTCTTTTCCGGCTTACCCTTCCTCGCGTTCTCGCATCACACAAGCAAAGAAAAGCGTAG